The genomic region AAGTTCCAATGGACAATGTccgcgtgggttcgaaccccacccgTACTAATACTTTTGCATTTAAGGCAATTGTCCATTCGACTAAGAGTAACTGCAAAGTTTTGTAAGGAATACATGAGCAATTTGGCAGATCGTATGGCCtttgcattataatttcaagCTCTTATAATCTTCACTTCTCAGCTCATTTGTACCAAGTacggtggccgagtggttaaggcgttgGACTTAAGTTCCAATGGACTATGTccgcgtgggttcgaaccccacccgtactaatatattttgcattttggctgACATGCGATTAGTATCCAAGATATTTCGTAATTTGGCATCACCTCAGCATGAAACAAGAAACGCGACAAGAGTTGCAACTACAAAACGATGAAAAAAACCTTTGTCAAATTTGTGTTACGGACAAAAAGTGTATTGTGTTTACGCCTTGTGGCCATTTGACTTGTCATGAATGTTCAATCAAAACTagtaaatgctatttttgtAGAACTGTTGTTAtcggaaaatatcaaatttatgaataaaccGTAAACCGTaatcaattatttgtatttttgctttctgtttatttcatttacatagaAAGGTGAACTGTGTTAATCACTCAAACACTACCAGTTCTGATTCACACAGTTATGCTGTAGACAGCCGCAATACGCTAGTTAGCTCAAATTTCTAACATTGGTTTGCAAAGTTGTTGAATGCAAGTTCGAGAAATAATGTATACGCTTTTTAGAGTActtcaaactatttaaacatacagtAGTGACTGTACTTTTCACTAACTATGGCAAAACGATATACTGACATCGTTGGGTTTGCTGGACTACAAtacaatgattatttcaaaaggtTCTGTTGGGAATGCCAATTGTGTTGTGCTGGAGTCTTTACGTTAGAACCTTGTCAACGACATgatcttttgaacattttccctCCAGCTGGCTACTGCCAAAACTGTTTTAAGTATGTGTGGTACTGTAATGATTGTAAGGCTAATGGAACGCCACCAAAAGTGCGAATGAGAAActattgtttgtcatgtttcTTCCACCGATTTGAAAATCTTGCAATCTTGGCCGGCTAACCCTGACGTGGTTGAAGAAAGTTTTCGATTGATTGTGACAATTATcttgtttcacaaaataaaaaataaaaacttgaaataaattactttgtttttgtatctgATACCAAGACgctcatttttttctctgatgattttcaattttcattttcaattttcattttcaattttcattttcaattttcattctcaattttcattttcaattttcattttcaattttcattctcaattttcattctcaattttcattctcaattttcattctcaattttcattctcaatttgcACAttcgtcattttcattttcacccTCGTGGGACTAAACCCACTCACCGCCGATATCGGGTTGTATTAAGCTTTTGCGCATTTCCACGATAAAGTTAGCTAGAAATTAAAGCTTTTGCGCATTTCCACGATAAAGTTAGCTAGAAATTAAAGCTTTTGCGCATTTCCACGATAAAGTTAGCTAAAAATTAAAGCTTTTGCGCATTTCCACGATAAAGTTAGCTAACAATTAAAGCTCAGTCGATTTTCTACGTTAAAGTTAGCTGAAAAAGATTGCTCTGTCGAATTTCCGCGATAAAGTTAGCTGTAAAAGAAAGCTTGCTTTTTCGAGAACAATTGCTGAACAATTATCATGaacaataaagataaaaagaagTTGTAGTTTCAACgctatgtttaatatgtttgaaaccAGAAAGGTACTATCACAAAATACATCTATCGTGATGCGTCAGTCACACAACCATTGATGTTGTAGTAGAGCTGAGACTTCAGGTCTTTCACTGGGGATGGGCTCTAGGCATGCCAAAACAAAGTTGATATACTGTTCCGAAACATTGGTCCCAAACTTAAGCGCAGCTCCTTTTTCAATGACGTACGATTCCCACGGAACATCATCGTGTAACATCTCATAGGCCATTATACCCAGTGACCAGACTGTAGACTTACGAGGGAAGCATACCTTGAACTGTCTCTCAGGAGCACGATAGGCAGGTGTGGAAACTTCATATGATTTCAAAGATATGCACTCGTCATCAGTTGGTACGCAAAACTCTAAATCACATAGGCGAACTTCTATGGTGTCTGGATCGATCAACACATTCTCTGGTTTCATGTCCATGTGCATCAATTGGCACTTGCTATCCATTTCACAAAGAATCAAAATGATTTGCCACATAATGTCTTTCACCACAGGCTCAGGGATATCAAACTTTTCCACATAGGTAAATAGGTCCATTGGCATTCTTTCAAATACCACGCTGTAATTGCTCGCTCCATTTTTGGTCTTGTCATGGTAAATCTCACAATCGACCATGTGGTTGATACCTCGTACGCCCATCTGTTGCATAAGGCAAGTGTTAGCTATCTCTGGCGGGGTTTCGCAATGTTGACTCCACCACCGACCTTGTTTTACGACAAGCTGCTTGTCACCGTTCTTGCTATGTGCCTCAAACACCTTTCCATTTCCACCCTTTCCCAGAAAATGACCTTTACTTATACGAGTAAACAGAGACGACATATTGGCTCGAGTTTGAGACGCAAATGATGACTGGAGTTCTGTTTCAGTCCCTTTTATAcgcaaaatataaaatcacgtgatcacaaatataatgaaaccATTTTAAACTATATCTGATGTCAATGAACACTTTACGAAATAAGTAAGCAAATATGGCAAGTAAGGTAACACCTACATCACTGGGCATCTTCACCACGAAGCCAAAATTTCCAAACTATGCAATACCAACAAAACGATTGGAATCCTTCACAGAATCATCAACGCCGTGGCCAGATGCTAGTCACATTGACGTGAACGAGTTAGTATCTGCTGGCCTAGTATACTCAGGTGTGGGTGATGCTGTCCGTTGTTACCATTGCGGCGGGGGACTAAAACATTGGGAGATCGGTGATGATCCGATGTATGAACATGCGAGATGGTTTCCAACGTGTCCGCATATCGTTATTTGTAAGGGAAAAGATTACGTTGAAAAAGCAAGGCTGGGTGAACAGCCATCCATATCAAAACAAAAGGAAAAGGTAAACCAATCCGATGAACAGGAATCATCAATTTCACGCCAAGAAACAGCCATGGAAGCAGCGGCCGAGTTTGGTTACCACATGGATTGGATACGCATAGCTGCTAGAATATACAGTGAAAGAGAAGGTCCGAATTCGCAGTTTCAAGCGAGCGATCTTATGTCAATTCTGATGGAGATGGAAGACGATCCAAGTATGGCGATAAACTATACTGCTGGTTCTGGTTCTTGCTGTGTAACTGAACAATCCCAAGATAGTCCATCAAATGGGCTAGAAACTGATCTAGAAGCATTGCAAGAAGAAAATCAAAACCTGAAGGATAagcaaaattgcaaaatttgtcTTGAATGTTTTGCCGATGTGATCTTCCTTCCTTGTGGGCATATTGTAACTTGTCCACAGTGTGCTCACGCCAACAGTCAATGCCCTATTTGTCGCAAAGATATATTGGGCTTAGTCAAATGTCAATTTGCTGATTTTTCTGAGAAGGATGACGATGGTGTATATAAGACATCAAATCATTAATAATAtcgacaaaacaaaaatactgtttaagtgtcatattttattttcatttcattttggaGTGAAGTAATGTCGTGTCTGATTGAATGTCGGAGAGAATCGCCATACAGAGAATaactgtttaatgtttttgttatattgttcaCAAACCTTGAAATGACattgcacatttttttatgttctgtcGCAATATgtcttttgcaaaaaaaacatacttcgG from Mya arenaria isolate MELC-2E11 chromosome 3, ASM2691426v1 harbors:
- the LOC128226402 gene encoding baculoviral IAP repeat-containing protein 7-like; this encodes MASKVTPTSLGIFTTKPKFPNYAIPTKRLESFTESSTPWPDASHIDVNELVSAGLVYSGVGDAVRCYHCGGGLKHWEIGDDPMYEHARWFPTCPHIVICKGKDYVEKARLGEQPSISKQKEKVNQSDEQESSISRQETAMEAAAEFGYHMDWIRIAARIYSEREGPNSQFQASDLMSILMEMEDDPSMAINYTAGSGSCCVTEQSQDSPSNGLETDLEALQEENQNLKDKQNCKICLECFADVIFLPCGHIVTCPQCAHANSQCPICRKDILGLVKCQFADFSEKDDDGVYKTSNH
- the LOC128226401 gene encoding serine/threonine-protein kinase pim-2-like, which translates into the protein MSSLFTRISKGHFLGKGGNGKVFEAHSKNGDKQLVVKQGRWWSQHCETPPEIANTCLMQQMGVRGINHMVDCEIYHDKTKNGASNYSVVFERMPMDLFTYVEKFDIPEPVVKDIMWQIILILCEMDSKCQLMHMDMKPENVLIDPDTIEVRLCDLEFCVPTDDECISLKSYEVSTPAYRAPERQFKVCFPRKSTVWSLGIMAYEMLHDDVPWESYVIEKGAALKFGTNVSEQYINFVLACLEPIPSERPEVSALLQHQWLCD